The Musa acuminata AAA Group cultivar baxijiao chromosome BXJ2-5, Cavendish_Baxijiao_AAA, whole genome shotgun sequence genomic interval AAATCTCTGGTAGAGCCTTTCAGAATTGAGGCCTAATGTTTTTTATTGATGAACCCTAGTCCAATTATTCTTTCTTTCTGTCTGTTGTTTTCTGCTACTACTACTACCATATATCCCTTTGCAAAAAtcaaatagcaaaaaaaaaatcaacaattaTAGAAAAGAGGACTGGTTTGCCGAGTGTGTGAAGATAATGCATGGACAGAGGAACTGGAAGACTGCATCCTTTAAGTTCAAGAGAAGAATTAATTTGATTAAAACAATCTTTTATGTATGTACTTTTTTCTTTGATAAACTATTGTAATCTTTGGGCTCTGATATGACAGCTTATTCTTTGTTGTTTGGTTgataccaaggtatgcaatatcgtatcgtaccgatatttcgaggttgattcggtatggtacggtacggtattaacCTACCGAGTGGTATACCAGGGCGTACCGAATGATATACTAGGGTTGATCTATTTTTTTTACTGTAGCaccgtagcactgctacagtatattaCTGTATCAGCACGATTCGTCCGGTCGTAGGCGATCCGCGTACTGGTATACCATCAGATCGATACGTACCATATGTATCGGGTGGtatcatttgaaattatataCCATGGTTGATACATTAGAGATTCGGATGTTTGTTAGTCACttcaacaaaaacaaagaaaCAGATTGATCTTCATTAGGGCCTGCATTATATTCCCATGAGTTTACGTGACCTTAAATTATTTTAGCTGCTAATTGTGTCCACAAAAGCAACGAAAGAGGTTGGCATTCAGACAAAGAGGTTTCTCATATTGTCTTGGTTTATTGCGTCTAAAGATGGTTGTCCTAAATTATAGGTATGAGTGAGTTATTTCAGTTCCAAGCTCGGGAGTCTGGAATAGTTTTAGGAAGCCGTGAGATTTAAGATTGTAACAAGAAACAGAGACGGTGCATCAAAATATGAAACTTTGTAGTGCTAAAATTTTTGTGACTATATATACTTTATGAGGGGTAATTACATATTaattgaaagtgaaatatttaatctcaattctccttgtgaaagtgaaatatttaacctcaATTCTTCTCACATGTTGTCAATTTCGTCAAGGAaggggtaaaaaaataatttcatataaaGTTTTGGCGTTAGCAAGAATGCATGGATGTAAACTCATATGGTCACCTTtcttttatgttttcttttttttttctaatcatcGATTAACATTGAGATGATGCCAATCcaccatatatttatttttataaacaagtacaatcttaatttttatatgataTCATGGTTGATCTTTCTGTTATTGGCGACCTGTGTCGATGTTCTCTTCTTCATCGCCTAGCGCAAGATGTTTCTCCAATCTCCCTTCCCGTACTTAGCTTAGGGGATGGCATGCTTTTGCTCCTCTCGTTTGCCCTGAGTGGTTGATTGCTAGCGATGTCGTATGCCACGTTGTTGCTCCCGCCGCCATCTGTCTCACCCTAGCAATCCGACACCTCGATCATCCCTTACTCGATTATGTCGCAATCCTCTATCAGGGCTTGGTAGTGGTCCCACGCACTAGCAGAACTCCACCTTGCTAGCTACACCCAATGGTAGACCATCAATTTGGGGTGCCCTCTTGTTACACCACCAAGGCCTGCTCGAAGACCTTGTCCACCTCTCGCGTCCACGACCTCGGTGCCACACCCACGAACTACCTGGTGAACATGGACATCGGGTTGCCCTTGCCCATCCGTCTTACTCTTCTTTCGCAAGAAATGAGAGGGTTGGTGGTGTCATGTTTTTTACTCGATGTCATCGTTGGTCTATCGTCTGCAACACAACCAAAGGCACGTGAGGGTGGCATTCGACTATCGTTAGTCTATCGTCTGTAGAGCAATTGAAGATGCACATGAGTGGCATGGCATTCCAGAAGAGATCCGAGCACAAGCCTCGCATGCCACTAGCGCCATCAACCTTGTACCTCACCGATGTCATTGCCATCCACGAGAAGttatatgaaattatttttttacccctTTCATTTAAATTGACAATGTGATGAAACTTGGGATTAAATATATGCTAATCCTATGGGGTAATTATTACCCCACTTTATGATAGAAAAATTTGTAGTGTTAAAAAAATTCAATTGACAATAACATTATATTTTCCACAAATTGCACGTGGTTCTTGAATAAGATGTCTGGATTGGAAAAAGTAACACGCACGCACGCACACACACGCACGCCCGCCCGCATGCGCgcgcccacacacacacacacaggatGGGGGAAAAAACAGAAAGAAATAGTGaagtccacaaaaaaaaaaaaaaaaaaaaatcgaatgcACTGTTAGTAAAGACTTTAacatgtcacacacacacacataattttCTGATGTTAGATGCTATCCTAAGGAGGATGGAAAAAAAACAGAAAGAAATAGTGAAGCCCTccacaaaaaatataaaaaaaacatcGTATGCACTGGTTAGTAAAGACTTTTAACATGTCAACGCTACATTGATTCTCAACGTAACGATTCTTCTTATGAAGGTCTAAATGCTTTTTTTGCCCCTCTAAATACCCAATTTGACAAACAAGATTTGTACTATGGGACCGTAAATGATTGGGGACATATTTGACCAACAAAATGCAGTTTCTAAAGTGGGTAAAACATCATAGCAAATACATACATTCTTAAAACTTCCAACTGCTTTTGTAATAATTTCAGAACATACATGATGCATAAGCCAAAAAAATACTAGAGCAATCAGTGGAGGAAATCTTTCATTGGATCATCATGATGGATCTTCTTCATCCGATAGGCCTCCATATCTTCAGCAGTGACCTGCATGGACATAAAGCCAtcaagaaccatatcctaaaaggGACAGCAATCCGACCTACATGCTTCATAAACAAACATTATCATAATTGTACATTTTTTCCAATCATGTGTCAATAATGATTGATGATAAGGTCACATGTCATGATTGATTTTGGGAATTGCTGACAGCTTGACAATAATGGacctagttttttatttttttttatttcccccAAATGAACCATTATTGGTTCAAGTCTATATGGAACTCTAGGATCTTTTGTTTCTGAATTATATGCAACAGAATGAACAAGGACTAGTTTGTCAAAATATGAATAAATACCTCATCTTCCCATTTGACATTGTATTTCCGCTTTCTTTCATCtctctcttccttctttctttcgtcTTCCTGTACCGAATAGAAGGTAGTTTTAGCATCTACAGATTAACACAAAATACATGATTACTGATGTACCTTCTTTAATGCTTCTGCAAGTAGTCTTTTATCTAGCACCAAATCATCAGGAACCTCGGTTCCCCAGGTGGCATGGCGTTTTTCCTCGTGCTGCACAGGAATATCTGAAGgacacaaaggaatgcattattcCCAAGTCATCAAGAAAAATACATGTAACTCTCAAATCGGcagtatatattaaaaaaaagcacaaaatcatattcttcacacattctGAAACAAAACAAGCCCCAACGATTGTTGCACCTCTGCATGAAGAGAAGAGTGATATCAACAGCAGGCATGTATTGACAATCTTTGACATAAATTTATACAGTGGGTCTCAATAACATAATATAATTTCCATCAAAGAAGCCAAAACTtataaaacaaatttatatcaagCAGAAAGTACTTTTATTTAATTAGTCAACTCTATTAAGTTTTGTTCCTCAAACTCAAGAGGAACATGCAGATGGAAGCTGTCAGTTGAATATGAACTTTCGGTTTTTTTTCCTAATACATCTGTTCCCATTTAAAACAGGCAAATTTCTTTTTCTATCAAAAACTGAATGTTATACAAAAAATATCAATGAAATAAACTCGctcccaacaaaaaaaaaagagacatgAATTAAACAGTATACAATAAGGTAGAGACAGCACAGTATCCTACGAGAATATAAAGCCAAGAGGCAAAGCACAATTAAATAACCAATAATTGAGCTAGAATTGATTATCTTGTGCTTTTAATCCCACAAGCACTTGTAAAAGTATCAAGACAGTTTCGTCGAGTACATGAAGAAAAAGTCTTAATCGGTCGGTTCTTTTCGCACTTCTCCACGATGAGTTTCATAGTACAAATGATGGTGCAGGTTAATTATAGAAGAGTCCAGCTCTCTAAAACTAGGGGTCCATACTAGGTGAGCCAAACCAAATCAACCCAATATAGAGCAGATAAAATTGAACAGGGCTTAGGTTGGAAAAACAATCTGCCACAACTCTGAGATGGCTTAGCACTGAGATGTCTGAGAACGTAAGCCAACAAACTGAAACCCCAATATGTTATATGATATACACAATATGCCAAAACAGACTATGATCTCTCTAGCCTCTGATTTTGACTACTTCATCCTCTTCCTCTTACTGTTATCTCTATCGTTTACACTCCAGTTTCTCCTCAGCAAAGCATGTAGTTGACAGTTTGACATCTCTCCCCCACTCTTCTTTTGACATGAAAAGCTCTTAAAAAGAATCTAACTTTATAAACCTAACCTTTTGAAATGAACAGAAACTTGAGGTCAAAATTAAAAGGAGGCTCCCTGGAGGAATATTGTGGCCGCAGTTTGATACACCAAACATCATATATTTCATTAaattatatcatgattgatgataggACTAATCTAATTAATGACATCATCGTGTATGTATTATGTCTCCTTTGGTGGTAATATATCTATGAGACTCACAAAGATGGGCAAAAATGACAAAATGAAAATTATCTTCATTAAAAAATTGATTACAGAAGCAAGAAATTTCATAAATTACTAACCATCAGTAGCTTCTTTACGAGCCATATTAGTCTTCAGAAgtttggttgcagcttcggcagCCTCAATGCCTGCTGAGCCTGTGCAGTAGCTATTACGGATAGTCTGCTTGCAGCACTTATAGCCCCACTGATGATCCTTCCACCATGAACCCCAAACTGTCGTATGGTTATTTATATAAACATCTTCTTCGTATTTGCTCTTAGGAAGGGCAGCTTCCTTGAAATAAGCAACATTTATAAACTGAATTAGCTACAAAACTTTGATTATTAAATTGCAGACAAAACCAAATTCAATAAACCATAAAACAAGACCAAATattatgcagaaaataaaatcgACCAGATGCAGCAGAGAAGTCGCTCATCGAAGAGGGAAAAGACCCCAAAGCAAATTTCTATATATGTTTGAGTAAACCTTGAGTAATTATAAAAGGATAACATCTTTCTTTTACTGATTTCTATAAGAACACAGATAAAATAACAAATATATCAATCCACTCGAAATACCATACCTGGCCTCTTATTATTCGACCAGCACGATCATATTCAATCTCTCTCTCACTTTGTCCCAGAAGAAGCTCCCTAGGTAGTGCTTCCTCAGATGCTGCATTCCCATATTTCTCCATAATGGTATCTtttgtcttgtttttcaatttatccttgatgattttataatttttaaacaaTAGTTCCGCTTGAGAAGGAGCAGCTTGCATGTGGATATCTTGTCCTTTTTCAAAAGCTTCCCACGCATGAATGTTGAGCTGCTTGAACTCCAGTGCTTGTCCACTAACTCTGTTTTGGTTATCACCCTGTAGTATGTACCATAAATGAACAAATTATCTATTGTGAAGTAGAAACAACATGAAAAATTAGGAAGAAGAAACTTAGCATgtgttaagagaaaaaaaaactcaCTTCATAGAACTTCTCATTTGGATCACTATCAGGTACAGGATCCTCACGCATAGAACGAGTTTTTGGGTCATAGTACGCAGAGTTGACATCTAGATTCAAAAGATACTTTGCTGTATCTTCTCTAATACGCAAATTCCTGACATAACAAAAAGTTTACAATTATGCACCAAGTTCCAGGAAATTCAATGCCTTGACAACAAAAAGTTTCATCAGATGTTCAAAAAATTAACTCATGGAGCTCCTGCAATTTGATGTTAAAATACCTGACAGTTCCAGTGCTTCCACCTCCAGTGGTACGCACTCGTTTCTCCACCTTTGCAAAGTCCATCTGTTTGCTCTCATCAACCTTAGCCTCATCAACCTTTAAaaaatcatcgtcatcatcatcatcgctaCCACTATCCTTGTCATCCTTTTTGTTATTCTTCTCCTCTAGGTTCTTCAATTGTTCCTCTTTCAAATACTTCCGCCTGGCTTCATCTCTAGCCTCATACTGCTCAATTACACGAAAATATGCGGAAGCATCATAGCCATTCCAACGGTCACGTTTCCCATCATAATCAAGCTCAAATGTCTCAATCTTTTCATCCGGAGCTATGTGCATGCTTGTCCACTTAGCTCCCACTTTCCTAGGTCTCTCCATGCAGGACTTTTTGTCATGTGTCATTGCCCCACAACTGAAACAGAGAAAATAATTAATCAAACATCAAGCGGTTACAAGGTATACCAGGAGAAAGCATTGCTGAATTGATGTTAGTGCAACATTAGCCAGAGCTACGAAGTACCAAGCACCAATAATCAGAGTACTGAGATTTCATGACTCCAGAAAAACCAGGACATTATTGCAATAGCATGATAGTCTACAGTGCAAGGTTTTGTACTACTTAAAGAGAAAAACATACACTAAAGGTAACAAACTTACTTCTCACATGCACCCTTTCTATATCGATCAGCTTGATAAATCTTGGCACCTCTATCATACCATGATTTGGTGTAATTGGGATCTGATTTCCATTTCCTCTGATGCTTCAAACTCTGTAAAATACAGTGGGTACATGTTATGGATTTTTTGGGTCAGAGCAGGTGAGTGGGAGAAAACAATGAATTTTCACGATAGAACTTACTGGCCTCTCAGCATTAAGATACCAGGGAGCTGATGACATATACTGAGGAATGTGTGGATTGATCTCCTTTCCATCTTCATCAACCTCAGCTGGGGCAAGTCCAGCCTTACGTGCTTCTTCCAATTCAAGTTGTTTCCGATGATCTTCTCGTGATTTGAAAGATGCTGCAGTACAGTAAACAAAGACTGTCAACACCTCTACATCAATAAAAAATAGACAAGAGAAACAATTCCGTCAAACTTTATCTAATAGATGGTTCACAAATTGTTGTTCTGATCAGCATGCATCGACATGGGTCAAGAACGTACTGTCATGCCAACAAACTATCAGCACCATGCCATGCAACTCTTTCCTCAGAGGTCACCATATTTTTGGTGGCTATTTTTGGTTTATGCCAATAGGATACATTATGGCATCAATTCATTCAATGCCAAAAGAGGTACCAACTCATGCCAACAGATAAGTCATTGCATGTAACTAAATGCTACAAATTGAGCAAAATTGGTCAAGAATAACAGGATATCATCACACTTTATGATACATTTTCTAATTGTTTTATTTTGTGTATTCAATTAATCTACATGTGTTGGCTGTTGCTGTGTTTGGTAGCATCTGATGATCACCAAACTTGTGCCTATCATTAACGTACTAAAAAGTTATTAACTATAAATCTTCTGGAcgctatatatatattgtttccaCTAAAAAGACAAAtgcatattcaaagtattataaagccttaaagaagaagaaaagcaaaTGAATGTCAAATTAATATTTAGTGCTACTTAAATTTCTTTGCAGTGCAAACACGTTTTCAAATATTGAGAAAAATGTTTGATTATCTTTGGAAGTTTAAGTTATAAGAAAAATGTAAACTTAAGTTGAATAAGAATGTTAATAGACATCAGACACACTTTGCAGAAAAAATCTAATATTGAAATAGCAACATAGCAAGGGGTAACCATATGACAAGAATAAATAGGTGATCTCCAATAGCTCAATTCTCATGACAAATACATAAGCCAACTTAGATACTAATAGCTCCTCCCATTGCATCTTCTGATTTAAGTGAAAAACAACCTACAAATGGCTGAATAGtaaattttttttggataaaaGTGTCCGGTAAATGCAAGTTGGAGGATTAAGTCATTTTCACATTAATTCTTTTTATTAACTTTCCTGTGGGCATATTATTATTgtctcttttcttttctgattCTACGTATCTTCCAATGAGGTAAAAATAATAAGAACAATGAGTTAACAGTCATGAATAAACCAAAAATCCAGAGAGCTTGCTCCAGCAAACCTCTTCAACTACGACTTATAGACCAACATATTTCATCAAATATCCACTGTTGGTATGTGTCACAGTGCAGGTACTTGCTTAGAATGCACAGATATAGTAGATATCTCTCAGAAAACTAAACAGACATGATAAGAAAGTTCTTAAGCTAATATATTGCAACTGGAAACAGAAACCTCATAAATATTTCTTTCTCAATTCTATAGAAAATCAACTAAGCGAAGTGCTCCTTCAAATACTACATTAAGTACAACTATAAGAGGAACAACCATGTAGAGTTCATTAGCTTATTCTTAAAGCATGTGAAAAAGACAATTCTACcagatgttaaaaaaaaaaaactttaatcaCGAACTAAATCAACGTGTATACACACCCCAAAATATAACCACACGACTCAACATCAACAAACTCGCAGGAAAACTGAAATTGGAAACTGCAGCAgaccaaaaaaaaaggaagaacttTTTTGTGAGGAAAAAATTGCCATCAAGTAGCAATTTTATAACCTGATGCTAATAAATTTTCGTATTTAAATCACTACTTCCGAGTCAAAATCTAACATGACGCAGAATTTCTTCAAAAAATTTAGAGAAAACTATAATTCTTCTCAGCGATATAAATTCAAGATGCAGAGTTCCACAAACGCGAAAC includes:
- the LOC103983869 gene encoding pre-mRNA-splicing factor SLU7, coding for MATASASFKSREDHRKQLELEEARKAGLAPAEVDEDGKEINPHIPQYMSSAPWYLNAERPSLKHQRKWKSDPNYTKSWYDRGAKIYQADRYRKGACENCGAMTHDKKSCMERPRKVGAKWTSMHIAPDEKIETFELDYDGKRDRWNGYDASAYFRVIEQYEARDEARRKYLKEEQLKNLEEKNNKKDDKDSGSDDDDDDDFLKVDEAKVDESKQMDFAKVEKRVRTTGGGSTGTVRNLRIREDTAKYLLNLDVNSAYYDPKTRSMREDPVPDSDPNEKFYEGDNQNRVSGQALEFKQLNIHAWEAFEKGQDIHMQAAPSQAELLFKNYKIIKDKLKNKTKDTIMEKYGNAASEEALPRELLLGQSEREIEYDRAGRIIRGQEAALPKSKYEEDVYINNHTTVWGSWWKDHQWGYKCCKQTIRNSYCTGSAGIEAAEAATKLLKTNMARKEATDDIPVQHEEKRHATWGTEVPDDLVLDKRLLAEALKKEDERKKEERDERKRKYNVKWEDEVTAEDMEAYRMKKIHHDDPMKDFLH